A stretch of DNA from Pongo abelii isolate AG06213 chromosome 10, NHGRI_mPonAbe1-v2.0_pri, whole genome shotgun sequence:
AAGGCTGGCGGTTGCCGGAGTACACAGTGACCCAGGAGTCCGGGCCAGCCCACCGCAAAGAATTCACCATGACCTGTCGAGTGGAGCGTTTCATTGAGATTGGTAACTGGGCAGGAAGGGGTTCTCACAACTCCTCTCCTGCAGCactctggccccagccccaaagcAGCTCCTGGCCTCACTCTGCTACACCCCCTGCTCTCTTAGCTTCACAGTCCCTGGCTCAGCCCCTTCCTTTTAGCTTCTTGGCAGCCTATTTGTCCCCTTCTCTCTGGCTGACCAGGTTCTCAGGTGCATGGGTAGGTCTTGAGTTCCCCTTTCCAGTTGACATTCTGGGGGGACCCTCAATCCAAGTATGATCTGGGTGGAAGCACTGGGTCTGTGGGGAATCATAACCCAGCAGCCCTCTCTCCACATGCAGGGAGTGGCACTTCCAAAAAATTGGCAAAGCGGAATGCGGCGGCCAAAATGCTGCTTCGAGTGCACACGGTGCCTCTGGATGCCCGGGATGGCAATGAGGTGGAGCCTGATGATGACCACTTCTCCATTGTGAGTGGCTCATgtgggccaggcgccgtggcccATCCTCCATGCCAGGGCAGGGCTCCAGGGACTTGGGTCTGTGACTCAGCAGTGAGCCTCTCTGGGCCCCAGGTCTGCTTCTGCCACAGTCTTCCTACCAGACCCAGGGTTCCTGGGGCCGACTCAGCCTTGACTGTAGGCTTGCTCTGTAGCTCTGTTACTGGGATGAGGAGGGATGCCTGGCCATCTGGCCCAGGGCCTGGTAGTTAGAAGGGGCCACCCAGGGATTGACTAGAGGGAGGCAAGCTGGAGGAAGTATTCTTTGTGCTTTGTTCTCCTTTGACATTGAATGTCTCAATGCCTGGGTCCCACAGTCTCTCACTTCATCTTTCTCACTGTTCCCATCTTGACAGGGTGTGGGCTCCCGCCTGGATGGTCTTCGAAACCGGGGCCCAGGTTGCACCTGGGATTCTCTACGAAATTCAGTAGGAGAGAAGATCCTGTCCCTCCGCAGTTGCTCCCTGGGCTCCCTGGGTGCCCTGGGCCCTGCCTGCTGCCGTGTCCTCAGTGAGCTCTCTGAGGAGCAGGCCTTTCACGTCAGCTACCTGGATATTGGTATGGCTAGCTGGGGAGCGAGCCGGGGGATGGTGGGGGCTGGACCGGAGCAAGTAGAAGGGGGTGATGATAACGTGAACGCACCCCTCCCCAGGGCTACCTCCCCCAACAttgcctccctcctctctcttgctctccaGAGGAGCTGAGCCTGAGTGGACTCTGCCAGTGCCTGGTGGAACTGTCCACCCAGCCGGCCACTGTGTGTCATGGTTCTGCAACCACTAGGGAGGCAGCCCGTGGTGAGGCTGCCCGCCGTGCCCTGCAGTACCTCAAGATCATGGCAGGCAGCAAGTGAAGCCCCAGCTGGACTCATGGATGTGCACCCTTTGCTCCCTGCTCTTTCTGCCTCTGGGCTCCTGTATCTGCGCAGTTCTGGTACCCTCTGTGGGTGCCATCTCTACCTCTGACACAGACTGCCTGCCTTGAAGCTGAGAAGGCACAGGGCAAGGAGCCAAGGACCACAGAGCCTCAGCCAGCCCAGGATCTGTCCTCATTTTATTGGTGATGATGAATGGGAATGAAATCAGGGGGCTGTCTACTAGAGCCTGGAATAAATATGCTGCTTTGTGGATTTTTAAGCCCTTCTCTTCTGTTTCCCTGAGCAGTGTGGATAGCAGAGGAGGTCACCACATTACTTTTGTGTGCCTTCCCTGAGCGCCtgttccagccattctcctgttttcctttctggtgggagtaggctgggcgcagtggcctcGTGGAATGTTGTTGGCTGCCTTGCTGGAGGGCTGGGTTTGGTGGAGGGGAAGGGCGGTGGTTCTTGCCCTTGGGCTTCCACCCAGCCCTGTAAagtctcacacagacacacatggattCAGTAGCCAGACAATTTTATTTGGGGGGCAAACATTGACACTTTTGGGTGTGGACCTTGCATGCAGACATATCAAGGGATGACATGTCACTTCTTCCCAAAGCGTTGAGGGGCAGCCAGGCTCCAGAACTGGGAATTCAGCCCCTCTCCAGCCCGGGGACTCAGCCGTTCATTGCTCCAGGATCCCCGGGTATTTCTGCCAAACCTTAGGAAAGATTTGTCCTCAGGTCCCCGCAGTCTCCCTTCTCTAgcccccttccttctcctctttctctgcctcctgccctttccacccccagcccctgccatgCTTGTGTCCCTTTCAGACTCACCTCTGGGGCTGAAACAGGAATCCTTGGCTCCGGCCAGGTCTCTCCATTGCCTGGAGCAGGTAGTGCAACAGTGACCCAAAGGTCTGGGCATCCTGTGGTGGGAGGGGCTCGCTGTCTTTCTCCTGTGCCAAGGGGGTATCGGGGAAGGAAGATGGGCAAATACCCTGGACACGTAAGTCACAAGGGGAAGGGACTGGCTTCCAGGGGGAAGGGGTAGGAGGCTGCGGAACCATTTCCTCAGATGTGAGGACCTAATGACAACCTTGGCAGCCAGAGAAAGTAGAACCTAGAGCACAAGTCTCAATCGAGGTAGAGGCAATGGTGATATGGGGATGGGACACACACTCACCGCGGAGAGCTGGTCTTCCTGCCGGCCTCCTGGCCCTTCAGCACAGCCCCGGTCTATTAACAGCAGCAGCACCAGCAGTGCAGCAGCCTGCCTAGAATCCATGCTGCCATCCACCCTCCtacagccacctcagcctcttataCCTGctgttcccccacccccagcctcacaGTAGCCTTAGGGGAATCTAGAGCAGGCAAATGGAAATGCAGGGCTCATTAGGAGCCGCCTGGGATCTCCTCCCATGGCGCCCCCAGGACTTCATGCTCTCAGCCTCCTGCCCCCGGCCCCTAAGCCTGGAGTTACAGACTTTATTAGATGCATAAATCCTGTCTCCAGAGCTCAAGAAGCATCATTAGTTGCAGGCGCTTTGTcagagccaggccctggggaGTCTTACATGAACCCCTAATCCTTCAACAGGTTGGAGAGCTTCAGTTTATCACTTCCCCTCTTTCCTAACCTGTAGACTAAAGCACAAGAAACTCATGTCAGGAGGGGTTAAGTAGGATGTCCTGGAGTAGAAGAGGAGTGGGAAGAACCAGGGTCAGAGTCTGTCAGGATGACCAGGCCtggtcctctgctcctggggctGGCAGTCAGGGCAACACAGCCCATCCTCTGCTTGTGTGCCTCTTGGAGGCTACTCAGATTTGCCtgtggatagaaaaaatatattcaacttCATGATGATGGAgagaatttaacttttttttttttttctttttgagacgggagttttgctctttttgcccaggctggagtgcagtggcgcgatctcggctcactgcaacctgtggctcccgggttcaagcgattctcctgcctcagcctcccaagtagctgggactacaggtgtcaaccaccatgcccagcctgtatctttttttttttttttaattaaaaaccattctttttggccgggtgcagtgcctcacacctgtaaccccggcactttgggagaccgaggcgggtggatcacctgagggcaggaattcgagaccagcctggccaacatggtgaaaccctgtctctactagaaatacaaaaattagctgggcgtggtggcaggcacctgtaatctcagctactcaggaggctgaggcaggagaatcacttgaacccgggaggcagaggttgcagtgagccaagatggcaccactacactccagccttggcaaaaagagagaaactctgtctcaaaaaaaaaaaattattaagatataGAGGGAGGCTACAGGATTTTGGAGCCCACTGAATGAGTGTGGCTTCAAATCTTTGCAGACAGACCCCCGTCTTCACTAGAGAGCACTGCTTCTGGCCTGCCTCATCGCCCTTCCTATAGTCACCCTCCACAGCTGAAGCACTGCTGCCACCCTGTGGCCACAGCTCCTCACTGCCAGCTCCGGccatttccttttcctagaataGACCCTCTGCAGAGGAAGTGAGGAGGGTGAGGCTGAGTGGAGGTGCTAGGGTCCAGACTCCAGGGAGTCCCAGAAGGACAGGAGCAGGCTACTATGGGGCTGGACTATCATTCTGCCCCCGACTCTggtcaccacagcctctgcctggctctggctctggctctcaCATAGAGTAGCCTAGAATCCTGTCTTAAGAAAAATTAGAATCACTAATCCTCAGGGAGAGGCCTTCAAAGCCATATGGTACGGGTTCCTTCTAATCTTCGAGTCCCTTTTGGAGCATCCCCACCAGCGTGGGTCTCTAGCCTGTGCCGAGGAAGAGCCAAGACGTAAAGGCCTTGGCCTCTGCTTGAGCAAGCTGTCTCCagctctgagcttcagtttcctcacctgaaacGTGGGCCCATTTTACAAGGAACTCCTTCCTAGGGTGTGCATTACTTAACATACTTTTTGTAATCCACTCAATAAAACAGCTGGCATAGAACAGATATCATCAAAATGTTAGCTGTGATTGCCTCATGTGCCCCAGTCAGGGAACTTACCATCTCCTCAGTCTTCGGACATATTTATCCTTGTGCCGAGGGGGCTTTGGGCTTCCTGTGACTTCTACTCGGGGTCTTAGTTTGCTCCATTAAGTCTCAACAGAACATCTCATCTCTTCCATGTGTAAAAGCTCTTCatatttttgaagacagagttcATTCTTAcactccagcctttttttttttttttaagatggagtctggctctgtcacccaggctggagtgcagtggtgcgatctcggctcactgcaacctctctgcctcccgggttcaggcgattctcctgcctcagcctcccaagtagctgggattacaggcacacaccactatgcccggctaatttttgtattttagtagggatggggtttcaccatgttggccaggctggtcttgaactcctgacctcaagcaatccacccgccttggcctcccaaagtgttgggattacaggcgtgagccactgcacctggcccactccATAGTCTTTTTTGCTCAAGGGGAAGCACACCACTCTTTAAGGCAAGGCATCTAGGAACCAACTTATCCTTTAGATACGTAGATTAGAGCAGGTTTGGATCTGGATGCTCCAGATACTGTATTTCTGTTAATGCAGACTAAGCCAGGGTAAACCTTTTTGTAAGCTTTGTCTCATGGTTGGTCCCAACCATAGAACCTGACATTCATCATCATGGTATCTTgtagttttacctttttttttttttgagacggaggtttgctcttgttgcccaggctggagtgcaatggcttgatctcgactcaccgcaacatctgcttcccaggttcaagtgattctcttgcctcaacctcccgagtagctaggattacaggcatgcaccactgcacctggctagttttgtattttcagtagagatggggtttctccatgttggtcaggctggtcttgaactcccgacctcaggtgatccgcctgcctgggactcccaaagttttgggattacaggcgtgagccattgcgcccggccggTTTACCACTTCTTAAAAGGGAGTATCAAGGCTACGGGGAGATGGCTCTTCTGTGGGCAGTAGCTGCTGCATCCCAGCATGATCCTTGTCTGCTCCTATGTGACAGAGGTCCAGAGGAGCAGCGGTGTGAGGGTGGATGGGACACTGCAGAGCTGGTTCTGGGCCAGACAGAACTCAGTTGTAATCCTAGCTCTTGTACTTCACTGTGTGACTTGGCTAAACCTCAGTTTATCATCAATAAAATGAAGTGACTATTCCTGTTATCACTAGGTGAACAGTAAGCAATCTACCATTCCATGTAGCATAGGGCAGCCATTCCACGTTTACCATCCTGCTGCTTCTAGTATTTCTCTAAACATCAATTACAAGTGGCTCTGGGCTGAGCTGCATTCAGAAAAAGGCTGGTTTAGCTGGCTCCCTGTGTCCAGGATGGAGGTAACTGGTCTCCTTTGAAGTTGGAATGGGTTGATTCCTCTAATTTGGTAAACTGCCCAGTTTTCAGAGTGCAGTTTCAGTGGTGGGAACCTCCAAAACTTCATAATCTGGGCTTTGGTATTTGGCTTTCAGCAATTTCCTTTCTTATCCTTCTCTGGACCCCCATGTGCTCCTGGCCACAGCACAGTGAAGAGCACCACTGCCTTTCCTGCTTTCCTCAGGGGGCACAGGCTATTTGTGTCAAGTGTCTACCGAACATCAGCCACAGATAGCTTCTTAAATCATTTCTCTCCTACTGGGAAACTCCAGAGACACCTGCTATCTCTTTTGTCAAATTCTTCAGCCTGGCTCATTGTTCTCATTTGTGATGTTAATTATAAAGGAATATACAGATGCAATAAATTATCTGTGATTTCCCTACACCTCTTCCTGATTCCCACAGTCTCTGAGCATTACCTGTTTTTCTTATGAACTCTTAcctgctttgtttgttttttttttgagatggagtttcactcttgttgcccaggcaatggcgcgatcttagcttactacaacctctgcctcccaggttcaagtgattctcctgcctcagcctcctgagtagctgggattacaggcgcccgccaccaatacccggctaatttttgtatttttagtagagatggggtttctccatgttggccaggctggtctcaaactcctgccctcaggtgatccacccgcctcagcctcccaaagtgctgggattacaggcatgagccaccatgcccagttttctTACCTGCCTCTAAATAAACTCTACCCCTCATTTCCAGACCAGCCTCCTCCTTACCATAGAAAGCTATACTTTCCgtctttgtctgtgtgtgtgctccCTGGTCACAAAGGCcacttttttttaatggttggGTGGGGGTTGGCAACAAAACACTGAAAAGTAAAAGGCCATTTGCCATCAGCAACTCTCCCATCCACCATCCACATAAAGCACATATTAAGTTTCCTGTGAGTACCTGCTGCCAGGATGCCAAGGGCCCTTGTCTCCAAGGCAGTCCACAGGAGCTCTGCCCTGGGCCTTCTGCCGTACTTTGTAATTTATAGAAATCATCCACTTTCTTTAGGCTGTATCTCCCGTGTATAAAAACTAGAGACAAAAATCTCTGTTCCTTCTGTCCTAAGAAATGGGGGAGTGAGGAAGATGACAGACGCGAAAGGCCAGTGACCTCCCAGAAAAGTGGACAATGGGGGCTGTGGATAGAGGAGTGAAGCATCAGACATAACAGTGGTTCACTTGATAGTTTAATGTTATATTTGCAGCATAAATAAGGCACAATATATGCCAgggcaagggagggagggagaaggcatGGCTGGGGGGATAACTGCTAAGTGGCAAGGGGGAAAGGAAGACAGTATGGTTAGGGAGAATAGAGCGAAGCCCCTGCCTCAGCCCAGTCCCAGGAGATTGTGAGAACCAGCTCACAGGGATCATGCTGAATCAGGTggaggggaaaagggaaaagacagttttgtaacaaaaaacaaaacagcctgCAGCACTGCATCCTCCTACCTGTCAAAGGCCACCACTGGGCACTGGGGAGACCCAGACCAAGTTGAGTTCCTTGACAAGATGGAGAGGTGTTGCTACATGTCAAAAATATATAGATGAACAGAGATATAATCATAGATACACACTGCTTCCTTTTCAATAGATACTATGTTAGGATGTGGCAGCCTCCACTCTTGGGGCTGGAAGCTCATCTCCTCCCTGCCTGAAAGGTGTGTGTGTTGTAGGGGGAGGAACGGGACAGCTGAAGCTCTGGCTGGTCCTTACTGTAACAGAGAACATAGAGTGACCAGTCTGCAAGGGAATATGGGACAACTCCTGTCCAGACCAATGCATGGTTTTAGGGATATGACTAGAAAGAAGACAAATCTAGCTTTTGAGATCAGTGATATGACGGGGATTACTTTAATGGGAATGGAGGAAGAgactgaaagaaatggaagaatgttAGTCCAAAGACAAAAGATGTATTTGAAATATCCTCCATACCTGTAAGAATTTCCCAGCTTATCCCTAAGAAACGGTTCTCAACCTTTAGtgtgcattagaatcacttggagTGCTTTTAAATCCTGCCCCCAGAGTCTGTGATTCAataggtctgggatggggcctgagaatgtgtatttctaacaagttcccagattATTGTGgcactgatgctgctggtcctggACCACATTCTGGGAACAACTGCCCTAAGGTAAAGTCAGTGAAACTATTGCTCATAGCCACTTCTTACAGCTAAAACATCACTCACCAGTAGCTACTGTTGGTGAGATAACTCTGTGCTATTAGCcccccattaaaaaaataaaccctaGTAGCTATGATACAAACCTACATCTACAAAGGACATAAGCTCCTTTAACCTGCCCTACTCTCCCCAGCCTTTTCTCATTCTGGGGTAGGACTTTACCCCAAAGAGAGACAACTCAACTGGTGCAGAGGGTGGTAATGGTGGCCAGCAGCCACCTATGCTCATTCCTGCTGGGTAACCACCTTGGTATGGGGTGCGGGAATTTATGTCTGTATGCACATTTGTGTGtacaaacagacacacagaaatcAGTCCTGTACTATGAGAGGGATGACTAGAGTTGTGGGAGGCtgtagtggggtggagggagTCCTTTAATCTGCCTTAGGATCCCCACCTTTCCTGTTCTTCCAGACACCCCCACCCCCGTCAAACATTAAGTctaaagaaagcagaaagagcATATCAACAAGGCATATGTGATATAGCTAGGAAGACTGGAATCTAAACAGACTggttatgaaataaaaaaaaaataacatatttcctTCCTGTGTATACAATGTAcaatattaatgaaaaattaatgaTTTGGGGATGGGAAGGAAGTtatgaaaaaaggagaaaactggcGGGGATAGCTGTATCAGGGGCTAGCACCTTTAAGGAGCCTCTCGGTGTGGAGCGGCGGAGCCCCAGAAACcacaggaagaattttttttgtgtctgtttGGTGGTCCAGGCTGTACATAGGGCACGGTTGGGGTTAAGCACTCCATCTACCAGGATGGGTGGTGCTAGAGGGCAGTGAATCAAGAAAGGAGCCAAAACCAACAGAACAGGGATAGAGAAGTGAGCGAGAGGAGGTTCAGTTTGCTCAGTCCCTCTTTAACCACTACTTAGAGTACATGGTCTAATGCTTAGGGCCAAGGAGGGAGGTAAAGGCTAAGGAAGTCAGATTTGAGGTACATAACCAGCAGCAAAAGAGTAAGTAAAGGgggcatgacttttttttttttggcctctcTAGTATTGTGGGAGGCTTTCTTAGACTTTTTAACTCTAAGCAAGCTTTCTGTTGGGGGAATGGGGCAGAAAGTGAGCAGACCAGAAGACCTGGTTCTGTCCCCTTCCTCTGTGGCCTCGGGTACGTGGCAGCTAGCTAGAGTGCTTGTGTATCGAGCACTCACATTGGAGTGGGGTGGGAAGCCTGAGTCCTGTATTCACATGAACGAATTCAGGACACCCACCATACACTCAGCTCCTTTCTGAAAGTGTCCTCCCTTAGGCCTCTAGAAAGGCCATGGACTTTAGGAAGGGCCAAGTGACACCTTCCATGATGTCTGGTTCTGGTCCAGATGGATCTGGAAGACAAAGACTGGGGGAGAGTGACCACATGGCTGGTAGCAATAACAAGGTAAGTGAAGTTATCTTTGACTATCAGAGAAGTTTCAGGGtaagcaattattctgcctccTTAGTGAGACTGAGAACCAACTCAAGAACTATCTAGGGGGTTGTGACCTGCTGCTTCCTTATTTCAGTACCATTTTGTTACTGTGGTTCTGGCAGTGCTCCTCATTGAGGTCCTGTATACATCTTCCCACTGATAAAAATGAAGTTAGGACTAGATAATTAGTCATGGGggctaagaaataaaaaagacccTCTACATAAATTAGCCACCCAACACAGGGACAGACTGGCAGGGCATGTATGCAGTGACAAATTAATTCTTAACTGTAAAAACACTTGACTGAAGGGGGAAGAAAAATAGTCAAGAGTCTTAGGAAAGCTCCTTAGGAGCCATAAACTCAGTCAAGCTTTAGGGCAAGGCTGCTACTGGGAAATcaagacaataaaaaatgaaacaaaactctaAAGCAGGAGAAAATCCCAGGGAGCAGTCGGCTAAAGGGGAAGTCCTGAGCACAGGTTATGGCTGtgaatttttaaaggcaaaagtgAAGTCCCTGGATGTGGTAACCTGCATCTTGACCATCTGCCATAACATTTGCTAGTCTGAATCACTTCAGGGCCTATTCCTGTTGGGTACCTGGTGGTAGAGGATGAGAAAACCATGTTTTCTCTCCTTTGTCTTTAGGGGTGTGGCCTGTTCAGCACCAGCTCTGAAAAGCAGGAggggaaatttaaaacaaatgcaGCAGAACCTGTTACCTGACTGGTTCACTAGGACAGGATATCACTTTAAGGAAATGGGACTCTTGTAGCTTAGAACATTTTCTCATTCCCCTGTGACAGTCAATTTTGGAGACAAAATAAGAAAGGAAGCTGGCAgttattttgtatgtatgttcAAGATGGAGGTAGGAAAGATGGAGAGAAGGACATTCTTGGCTTGCACAGATGGCAGAAAGTGGCTCTGGGACAACTGGAAGGGTTTCATACGGAAAGGCAATTAAAGCTGACCTATCTATCCACAGGCCTCTGGCTCTGAATTGCTTCCTATGGTCC
This window harbors:
- the TARBP2 gene encoding RISC-loading complex subunit TARBP2 isoform X1, yielding MSEEQGSGTTTGCRLPSIEQMLAANPGKTPISLLQEYGTRIGKTPVYDLLKAEGQAHQPNFTFRVTVGDTSCTGQGPSKKAAKHKAAEVALKHLKGGSMLEPALEDSSSFSPLDSSLPEDIPVFTAAAAATPVPSVVLTRSPPMELQPPVSPQQSECNPVGALQELVVQKGWRLPEYTVTQESGPAHRKEFTMTCRVERFIEIGSGTSKKLAKRNAAAKMLLRVHTVPLDARDGNEVEPDDDHFSIGVGSRLDGLRNRGPGCTWDSLRNSVGEKILSLRSCSLGSLGALGPACCRVLSELSEEQAFHVSYLDIEELSLSGLCQCLVELSTQPATVCHGSATTREAARGEAARRALQYLKIMAGSK
- the TARBP2 gene encoding RISC-loading complex subunit TARBP2 isoform X2, whose amino-acid sequence is MLAANPGKTPISLLQEYGTRIGKTPVYDLLKAEGQAHQPNFTFRVTVGDTSCTGQGPSKKAAKHKAAEVALKHLKGGSMLEPALEDSSSFSPLDSSLPEDIPVFTAAAAATPVPSVVLTRSPPMELQPPVSPQQSECNPVGALQELVVQKGWRLPEYTVTQESGPAHRKEFTMTCRVERFIEIGSGTSKKLAKRNAAAKMLLRVHTVPLDARDGNEVEPDDDHFSIGVGSRLDGLRNRGPGCTWDSLRNSVGEKILSLRSCSLGSLGALGPACCRVLSELSEEQAFHVSYLDIEELSLSGLCQCLVELSTQPATVCHGSATTREAARGEAARRALQYLKIMAGSK
- the NPFF gene encoding pro-FMRFamide-related neuropeptide FF isoform X2 — encoded protein: MDSRQAAALLVLLLLIDRGCAEGPGGRQEDQLSAEKDSEPLPPQDAQTFGSLLHYLLQAMERPGRSQGFLFQPQRFGRNTRGSWSNERLSPRAGEGLNSQFWSLAAPQRFGKK
- the NPFF gene encoding pro-FMRFamide-related neuropeptide FF isoform X1, with product MVPQPPTPSPWKPVPSPCDLRVQGICPSSFPDTPLAQEKDSEPLPPQDAQTFGSLLHYLLQAMERPGRSQGFLFQPQRFGRNTRGSWSNERLSPRAGEGLNSQFWSLAAPQRFGKK